acaagatgtagagaaagcaatgaacagtagacaactcaacgaggaagatattcgtgaccgaaaagcatggcgaataggatgcgggaaacggcgaatgctgtagaacacccgatatatatatGTAAGATCTTTACGCTTCCTACGGACATCCAGAGAAGAGATATTCAAAAATCGTTCCATATCTGTATAATTATAATTGATGTGTTTTTTGAACCCAATATATCTAAGAAAATTATGTTGAACACTATCAAGTTTGTTCTTGAGGTGTAAATAATGTGGGGACCAAACTGGAGAACAGTAGTCAAGGTGCGTCCTGACTAAAGAACAATAGAGCATTTTAATAGCGAACACGTTCGTGAAATCACGAGTTGtccttttaacaaagccaagcatttTCATGGATCTTTGAGTAATATTGTTGATGTGATGGTTAAAGCTCAGAGAGGAATCAAGAACAACACCTAAATCTTTAATTGAGTCTACCGTATCCAATAATTGATCATTTATGGTATAATTAAATACTGATAAATGATGATTCCGACAAAACCGGTTGGATTACAGTTGGAAGCgacagaaaaaaacgtacctctgtgattattatacattgaacttagaaaattatgtatttataataaattatgtatttataatataaaattatgtataactacgtaaatataaatattttatgtcattggtatattcgagcattgtatagtgaaatttgatattatatttatttaattttacattaaactattttaaatattaatattttggcaaatatttgtataaatattgatgtttgtataaatataaatattctgacaactgtcagtgtcagatttaactaaaatgtcatgtaatgatcttaaaatcctatatgacgtcaaaatcAATGACGCACGAAAAAAAGGGTTTGGCACTGAGTACAGTGGAACCTtgattatccgtctctctattaaccgtcccctctgttaaccgtcagggtccatacataagttatattgactacataagtaaaaatttagtcatcaattcATGTTTGAGCATTgtgataagccaaacgaaattcgttgaaatgtacacatgcagttatgccaccaccgcattttttatgtaaataatttttgttcttattcatggctctggattaaatttcaatttaaataggtaatgataaatgataTCTTAggagttctatttttagaatcgcaagccgaaaataaaaagGCATGGCACAATAATTATTAGATTTGATGATTTTAggtcgattaagaaattcagcccttgcaaaatgtgaagtaataataaaacaaagatttcggaatattttaaatcaaattgatTCGTCTGTACTAACATAAATCTCTCTTATATTGTCAAATAAAACATACAAATACAATTTGAGAGTTAtgtttactatgaatttttattttttttaatgttctgttaaccgtcttttcgattattcgtcatacccttggtccggtgccctgacagataatcgaggttccactgtatatatagTATACATATACAAGAATATTTATAGCATCTTACCTACTGACTATATAAACAAGAACACTGATTACATCTTACTTACTTACATAATAATACTTACATAATACTTACATACTCCATgacgttacaactcttcgtgggTTATAGCTGACTTTACATTATGCCTCCATTCCTCTCTGTCGTGTGCATTCTCCATCCAATTCTCTAAGCTCATATCTTTCAGATCTCCTCTTTCTCGCCACTGGAGTCGAGGTAGTCCATGTGGTCTTCTTCCTATACCAGTCTTAGTATTCTTTCATCAAAATGTCTTCCGAGTTGTCCTGAGCGTCTGGATATAGCTCTTCGACCTTTTTGTTAGTTCTTATTCTATATTGTCCTGCTGCTTCATCAAGCATAGGCCCAAAGATCTTTCTTAGAATTGTTATTTCCCAAACACGTAGTAgttcttcgtttgcctttgttattgTCCTTGTTTCGCTACTATACATCACTAAGGGTCGTATATAGTTGTATCTTTATATGTGTTGTTAGTATTCATTcaattttataaggttttgaaaGGTATAAAGACATCTGTTGCTGACTTATTCATCACAGTTACTTTCCTTTCCAATAACTTCCTTTTCAATAGCAATTTTCTTTATACttaagtttaaattttatttttactgtCCAATTTATTTTAGTAAAACTAATTTCAACTGTTTTTTATTTCTCCCTTGTTCTCCTCTGCCTTATTGCTTTCTGAATATTTCTGACATTCCATGATCTGGAACTAGATtatgatttataaaaaaaatttcgccTTTGATTTCCTTAAGCTTATATATTTTTCCATCATTCTTTGCTTATCGTCCGCATTTTCTAGATCTTTTTCTCCCAGTTTTTGTTAGAAGTTGGGTAGTTTAGTTACTTAGACTATGATGATGTAAAAACGCCCTTGATGAAATGCAAATGACTTTAGAGCAAATAATGTTTTTGTGCTTTTCTAAATCTTCAACATTGTGTATTTTCTCAAACTGCTAAGAACTCTTAGCAGCTTGATGTATAAAATAacatgatttttattttttagggtCGGACGGCAGTATTTTCGCAAAATCACTAGAAAACGAGAACTCTTCTGAAAACGACTTGGGCGAGCTATATACAATAGTGGATTCTGTATCTTCCAAACATTTTGTGGCAATGATATCTCTAGATGAAAATTATATAGGCTTATATGGTGCAAATACAAACGAAGAAGGAGCTATGCTAGCTATATATAATCTACAGTTTAAAGTTACCCAATCTAAACAACCTTTTAAATTGTTTACTACAAATACTAAAATATGGAAGCAAGAAAACAGTATATTGCTGCCTGTGGGGCAAAATTTGGCCGTTGTACCATTCCACCTTGAGACAGAACAACTAGCAGCTCTAGTGGGAAGTCATAAAGAACTTCAGAATAACCTCGATGCAGATATTAAAATAGTACACGAACTGGATATAACCTCATGGGATGGAAAACAACTAAAAAGTAACTTACCTGCAGATTTAAAAACCAAACTTGAACAGTACATGAACCAAGGATTATCAGagaatataatttttgaagaacTGCTACCCGAAATGATAAAACAGAAAGATTTGGATCTGCTGTATCTACTACTCCGCAACTTTTCTGATATTCATGAGAAGTATCTTGTCCAAATTTTGAATTACGCATTGGAAATCAAGAATTCGAAGCTTATTAATACAATAATTGCTAGATCTTTTAGTGAAGTCCTCATCTTGCCTTATTTGCGATCAGATCTTTCTACGGATAAAGTACTAGAGTTGTTAGAACATATTCAAAGTTCTTGGTCTAAAGACATACCATTAAAAGGTTTAAACTTTGTAGAAACCCACACAAAGTTTTTAGAATGGAGTTGTGTGTTGATCGATGCCAATTATCAGAAAATAGTTTTATCCAAAGACAAGGTATTTTTGGAGATGTTGAGTAAAATAGACGAACTAGTGAAAAATTATTTAGAGTCTTTAAATGACTTGAAAGCTGTGGAGCCTTTGTTAAGTaattttaagaagaagaaaactgtTAATAGGTGTACTAACGTTGACAATTTGAGGTATTCTATCGAACAAATCAGTTTATATTAgttattgtaatatatttttttgtgatatacctagtttttttttcttaaataaaacCCAAGGTaagataaaaacaaaaatattagaGTCAAACGTTTAAGAAGCTTCACATACAAGATTGAGGGAAATTCAATACAGTTTATTCCGTGGTGTGGTTGAGTTGCGAGTGTGATAACCTTATTGTCCACggaaacaattaaaataatattaagtaAAACGAcggtcaataatatatttatttatttttggtaaaaaaaggtGTGCTTTGTTTATATCTCATAAGGGTTTGTTATTCTAGCGAGGGTGTGACAGCACGGGGTGCTCGCTGTGACTCTACTGAACTAGACCACAAACACTAATTTGTCATTATGTGGTTCTACCATATGGCCAGACAGGCGACAATTTATTAGATCTGGTGTTTTTAAAACTGCAAAGGCATTTTACCTGAAATAGGGATATATTTCGTTTCCGAAAACTTAACAGGCCCTTCTatgcatatggtttgtatattagGAACGAAACAAATgtaaattttaaatgaaagttaatatttaaaattagcaattaaaaaaatagtaaaatagtaattgaagcgtATCACCACAAAATGAATTGCAGATCCATGGTGGAATATGGTTCTATAATTACATATTGTAAAGATCTTGTCATGCCCGTATTCAAGTGTCAAGTACGTGCATCCTAATGGCGGGATacaggcaacaatacattggcttatagggtaGTCTTTACAGTAGGGATTTTAGCCTGTACAGAAAAATGCaagcgggtgtggggtaatattGCACTTGACTTTGGTTGCGGAATACTCatacaggaaaagaatatcagagaagattgctgataatGGAATATTAGAAAGCGATAACATCGATGAAggctggcaaaaactcaaagataacataatcaacgctgcaacagaatcaattattggagagagaaaagtaacgaatactcacatattaaagaagaaaaccccgtggtttagagaggaagttaagataaaatgtgaagaaaagaagaaagctttTTTACAACACAGAacgaaacaaacacaacaggcatacaaccactacaaacgaatcagaaacgaaacgaatactttagtgagg
This genomic window from Diabrotica virgifera virgifera chromosome 1, PGI_DIABVI_V3a contains:
- the LOC114326955 gene encoding nucleolar protein 11 is translated as MAKLGSFYSLCPLIDNKGILDVSNDREEGVVIVTLGKNIASRYKVSNQKQITCWRTKEKFSSPVLYDKQKNQYVAVFNQTHIKFWNLDDSLDKLKKYKFTKPIHTILNVGKNYLILFQNGYLHDLDDAIENRKSLIPPSTDVTQIDHVLCESMNEHIYIGLITGNNFYWTIYTGGSPKYSKIELSRDGLDVRGRMFHAMGNVLYLFTLWSDGSIFAKSLENENSSENDLGELYTIVDSVSSKHFVAMISLDENYIGLYGANTNEEGAMLAIYNLQFKVTQSKQPFKLFTTNTKIWKQENSILLPVGQNLAVVPFHLETEQLAALVGSHKELQNNLDADIKIVHELDITSWDGKQLKSNLPADLKTKLEQYMNQGLSENIIFEELLPEMIKQKDLDLLYLLLRNFSDIHEKYLVQILNYALEIKNSKLINTIIARSFSEVLILPYLRSDLSTDKVLELLEHIQSSWSKDIPLKGLNFVETHTKFLEWSCVLIDANYQKIVLSKDKVFLEMLSKIDELVKNYLESLNDLKAVEPLLSNFKKKKTVNRCTNVDNLRYSIEQISLY